Part of the Haliotis asinina isolate JCU_RB_2024 chromosome 8, JCU_Hal_asi_v2, whole genome shotgun sequence genome is shown below.
TTGCCCATGCATTATAAGTGGGAGCTCTATCAGGCTGCCCCTGCCGCACCTGCCACCTTCGCCCCTCCACCCATTCCTGCTGTAATAACGGCCTTTATCGCCATTACCAGCACAACTGCAGTTATCACAGCGGCAGTACCCCCAAATACAACACCCATGATGAGAGTTTTCTTATTCAACTTGCTTTGTTTGATGGTCTTTACTGTTGATACGTCAGGGTTTGTCGGATCCTTAGGATCTGTCGGGTCGGAAGGATACGTGGATGAACCACCCGGTTTGGGTTGACCTCCAGTACTGGATGGAGTTGGCGCACTTCCAGTACTGGATAGATCCCTCGGATTTGTGGGACCCCCAACGGAACTTGGGCCTCTTGAACCTGAAGTGATTCCAGAACTCGTCGGATCTCCAGGCCTGGGCGGACCTATTTGAATAAACTCTATAAGTTTAACCATGACCTTGTCGAAGAAAGATTTTCCTACACTGCTTAGCTATCATGTACAGCTGTTACAACTGTTAGAGTTACAGTCATCGCAGCTTGATCACTACAACCTGTGAAGGAACGTATCTGGACCTGGACAATCTGTGTATGGGGATTATCATGTCCAAGTGCCTACGATCACAAACATTTATACAGATGCATGAATATCAGATCTCCAATCAaatcttacgaccagcataagATACAATTTTGAACAGTAAATCTCATTTCTACGTTGATTACTTGACTTACTCGTTAGAGTGTATACATCCAACTTGATTATTGTACAACCTTGCAATTTGTTTAGTTCAGTTTGTCGTGAGCGTTTCAAACTTTACGCCAGAGGCAGAGTGTCGGATATCCATTTCTGGCTCTTAATGGGTGAATGTAAAAGTAGAATAGCCACCATGATGTTTGAAGTAATACTTAATAGTCACTTCGGTTTAATCAGGCATCACCACTCATAAGGAAGTTGTTTTCACAATCAACACTTATACTAGACGAAGGATGAATGGGGGCGAAGGTTATTTCATGATTAATGTTCTCACCTGGCCTTCCTGACATTGTGGTTGATCCATCTGCACTTGATGTACTCTCCGCGCCACCGCCTTTCATCAAGAAAAGTCAAAGTCGAAATATATAAACTTACCGTTAAAGGCAGATACTAATCAAAGAGGAAAACAGATTGAGCCTAATTATCAAATATTATTACAAAGCCAAACTGTCGCTAGTCGGAATGAAAGTAGTCGTAGTAGAATATTTTTTGAACAGCAACAACATTAGTGAGTGACTTCTGAGCACTTCCTTTAGCCAAAGACTACATTTGACATTCATCACACAGGAAAGAACGAGAACCAGCATTTCGCAAACGATATAATGGAGTTACATCCATGTCCACGTTGTATTTATATATAGCCAAACATACTGGTAGCTCGTTTTCAGTGCGGGGTATGTCCAGGCCATGTCCAGGCCTATGGTGAAGTGGGcacgtcaaagggtcatagatTAATATGTTCGTAAATTCATTCTCTCATCAGATTTATGTGTCACGGAAGAATGACGATGGGGATTTGATTGACATGTTGACATGAATACAGTGTATTTTGACACTTGGTGTTAATGTGTATTACAGCCAGTAATAAGAATCGAGCAAACGCcattttgtaaataatgtttTGGCTCTGCATTGAAAAACAGCAGTATGTTGATTTTTTTCGTGTATTCAGACACTTGGTGTTTATGTACTATAGCCATTAAAAGAAACAGGCAAGCAAGGGGCACAAATTCTCAGCATTGGTGTTTGCCTATCGTCTTTGATAAACATGTTTTCGTAAAATTGGAATATTTGTCCATTGGATGATGTGTTCCGTAAGTGTTCCGTAAGTGTTCCCTTAGCTATGTAAGACGTCTTCGCGCGGCGCTCTGATGCGTACACGTCTTGATTAACGCCTGGTATGTGTTACGTTTCTGAAGTTACTCGTGCCCAATGAGTTATTATATATGTTGATATCTTCCATGCGTATGTGTACAGTTGACTCACCTGGCTTCGCCGGATCAGTTCTTCCTACAAAATACAGTGACCTTTTCCTTTAATCTGTCATGGAAGTAACTACATAAGTACAGTCTATTGGCACATTTATGATCGTGGTTGAACTAATGGGGTATCTCTGCTCATAAGGAGGTTGTTTTCACAATCAACACTTATACTAGACGAAGGATGAATGGGGGCGAAGGTTATTTCATGATTAATGTTCTCACCTGGCCTTCCTGACATTGTGGTTGATCCATCTGCACTTGATGTACTCTCCGCGCCACCGCCTTTCATCAAGAAAAGTCAAAGTCGAAATATTTAAACTTACCGTTAAAGGCAGATACTAATCAAAGAGGAAAACAGATTGAGCCTAAAATCAAATATTATTACAAAGCCAAACTGTCGCTAGTCGGAATGAAAGTAGTCGTAGTAGAATATTTTTTGAACAGCAACAACATTAGTGAGTGACTTCTGAGCACTTCCTTTAGCCAAAGACTACATTTGACATTCATCACACAGGAAAGAACGAGAACCACCATTTCGCAAACGATATAATGGAGTTACATCCATGTCCACGTTGTATTTATATATGGCCAAACATACGGGTAGCTCGTTTTCAGTGCGGGGTATGTCCAGGCCATGTCCAGGCCTATGGTGAAGTGGGcacgtcaaagggtcatagatTAATATGTTCGTAAATTCATTCTCTCATCAGATTTATGAGTAAAGAAGTAATGAAGACGGGGATTTGAttgacattttgacatgaaTACAGTGTATTTTGACACTTGGTGTTAATGTGTATTACAGCCAGTAATAAGAATCGCGCAAACGCcattttgtaaataatgtttTGGCTCTGCATTGAAAAACAGcagtatttttatttgtttttcgtGTATTCAGACACTTGGTGTTTATGTACTATAGCCATTAAAAGAAACAGGCAAGCAAGGGGCACAAATTCTCAGCATTGGTGTTTGCCTATCGTCTTTGATAAACATGTTTTCGTAAAATTGGAATATTTGTCCATTGGATGATGTGTTCCGTAAGTGT
Proteins encoded:
- the LOC137294952 gene encoding mucin-21-like isoform X1; protein product: MKIQVPLLMVAVSLTAVINATGRGKETTTSADGSTTAVGRPGRTDPAKPGGGAESTTSADGSTTMSGRPGRTDPAKPGGGAESTTSADGSTTMSGRPGRTDPAKPGGGAESTTSADGSTTMSGRPGRTDPAKPGGGAESTTSADGSTTMSGRPGRTDPAKPGGGAESTSSADGSTTMSGRPGRTDPAKPGGGAESTSSADGSTTMSGRPGPPRPGDPTSSGITSGSRGPSSVGGPTNPRDLSSTGSAPTPSSTGGQPKPGGSSTYPSDPTDPKDPTNPDVSTVKTIKQSKLNKKTLIMGVVFGGTAAVITAVVLVMAIKAVITAGMGGGAKVAGAAGAA
- the LOC137294952 gene encoding mucin-21-like isoform X6; the encoded protein is MKIQVPLLMVAVSLTAVINATGRGKETTTSADGSTTAVGRPGRTDPAKPGGGAESTTSADGSTTMSGRPGRTDPAKPGGGAESTTSADGSTTMSGRPGRTDPAKPGGGAESTTSADGSTTMSGRPGRTDPAKPGGGAESTTSADGSTTMSGRPGRTDPAKPGGGAESTSSADGSTTMSGRPGGGAESTSSADGSTTMSGRPGPPRPGDPTSSGITSGSRGPSSVGGPTNPRDLSSTGSAPTPSSTGGQPKPGGSSTYPSDPTDPKDPTNPDVSTVKTIKQSKLNKKTLIMGVVFGGTAAVITAVVLVMAIKAVITAGMGGGAKVAGAAGAA
- the LOC137294952 gene encoding mucin-21-like isoform X7, which codes for MKIQVPLLMVAVSLTAVINATGRGKETTTSADGSTTAVGRPGRTDPAKPGGGAESTTSADGSTTMSGRPGRTDPAKPGGGAESTTSADGSTTMSGRPGGGAESTTSADGSTTMSGRPGGGAESTTSADGSTTMSGRPGRTDPAKPGGGAESTSSADGSTTMSGRPGGGAESTSSADGSTTMSGRPGPPRPGDPTSSGITSGSRGPSSVGGPTNPRDLSSTGSAPTPSSTGGQPKPGGSSTYPSDPTDPKDPTNPDVSTVKTIKQSKLNKKTLIMGVVFGGTAAVITAVVLVMAIKAVITAGMGGGAKVAGAAGAA
- the LOC137294952 gene encoding mucin-21-like isoform X2 gives rise to the protein MKIQVPLLMVAVSLTAVINATGRGKETTTSADGSTTAVGRPGRTDPAKPGGGAESTTSADGSTTMSGRPGGGAESTTSADGSTTMSGRPGRTDPAKPGGGAESTTSADGSTTMSGRPGRTDPAKPGGGAESTTSADGSTTMSGRPGRTDPAKPGGGAESTSSADGSTTMSGRPGRTDPAKPGGGAESTSSADGSTTMSGRPGPPRPGDPTSSGITSGSRGPSSVGGPTNPRDLSSTGSAPTPSSTGGQPKPGGSSTYPSDPTDPKDPTNPDVSTVKTIKQSKLNKKTLIMGVVFGGTAAVITAVVLVMAIKAVITAGMGGGAKVAGAAGAA
- the LOC137294952 gene encoding mucin-21-like isoform X5 — its product is MKIQVPLLMVAVSLTAVINATGRGKETTTSADGSTTAVGRPGRTDPAKPGGGAESTTSADGSTTMSGRPGRTDPAKPGGGAESTTSADGSTTMSGRPGGGAESTTSADGSTTMSGRPGRTDPAKPGGGAESTTSADGSTTMSGRPGRTDPAKPGGGAESTSSADGSTTMSGRPGRTDPAKPGGGAESTSSADGSTTMSGRPGPPRPGDPTSSGITSGSRGPSSVGGPTNPRDLSSTGSAPTPSSTGGQPKPGGSSTYPSDPTDPKDPTNPDVSTVKTIKQSKLNKKTLIMGVVFGGTAAVITAVVLVMAIKAVITAGMGGGAKVAGAAGAA
- the LOC137294952 gene encoding mucin-21-like isoform X4, which translates into the protein MKIQVPLLMVAVSLTAVINATGRGKETTTSADGSTTAVGRPGRTDPAKPGGGAESTTSADGSTTMSGRPGRTDPAKPGGGAESTTSADGSTTMSGRPGRTDPAKPGGGAESTTSADGSTTMSGRPGRTDPAKPGGGAESTTSADGSTTMSGRPGGGAESTSSADGSTTMSGRPGRTDPAKPGGGAESTSSADGSTTMSGRPGPPRPGDPTSSGITSGSRGPSSVGGPTNPRDLSSTGSAPTPSSTGGQPKPGGSSTYPSDPTDPKDPTNPDVSTVKTIKQSKLNKKTLIMGVVFGGTAAVITAVVLVMAIKAVITAGMGGGAKVAGAAGAA
- the LOC137294952 gene encoding mucin-21-like isoform X3; the protein is MKIQVPLLMVAVSLTAVINATGRGKETTTSADGSTTAVGRPGRTDPAKPGGGAESTTSADGSTTMSGRPGRTDPAKPGGGAESTTSADGSTTMSGRPGRTDPAKPGGGAESTTSADGSTTMSGRPGGGAESTTSADGSTTMSGRPGRTDPAKPGGGAESTSSADGSTTMSGRPGRTDPAKPGGGAESTSSADGSTTMSGRPGPPRPGDPTSSGITSGSRGPSSVGGPTNPRDLSSTGSAPTPSSTGGQPKPGGSSTYPSDPTDPKDPTNPDVSTVKTIKQSKLNKKTLIMGVVFGGTAAVITAVVLVMAIKAVITAGMGGGAKVAGAAGAA